A portion of the Streptomyces platensis genome contains these proteins:
- a CDS encoding trypsin-like peptidase domain-containing protein: MTAYLSPDEIRRVLDAAVETGLADPTVRPLLLDGIMPRYRSTLPLHPAPGRQAHSDLNEMNRVERLVDGSVPLEIWLRNAVAETTEAAPLTVFQKALDDVARQAGGEPDVLAGLPSPTAEIKEQIVHRDDTVPIGFLRGGERAGGAVARLKVPPYQGGAPFQPNGFPHSGTGWLIAPDLLVTNHHVVNARAGTGAGRPLADAEDLGLQAQHTLARFDFDTEDVETAEATVSALVAADAELDYAVLRLAAEPARPVLRLAAEPLRVTGGDYVAVNIIQHPGGRPKRVALRNNLVYEADETDVRYFTDTRGGSSGSPVFTDDWQVVALHRGTRRVENVQFQGRTTAFVNVGTQMRSIMRHLQTSSPGLHAEIETAQQAAPRG, encoded by the coding sequence ATGACCGCCTATCTCTCGCCCGACGAGATCCGCCGGGTGCTGGACGCCGCGGTGGAGACCGGGCTCGCCGACCCCACCGTCCGGCCGCTGCTGCTCGACGGCATCATGCCCCGCTACCGCAGCACGCTGCCGCTGCACCCGGCGCCCGGACGGCAGGCGCACTCCGACCTGAACGAGATGAACCGGGTGGAGCGGCTGGTGGACGGCTCGGTGCCGCTGGAGATCTGGCTGCGCAACGCCGTCGCCGAGACCACCGAGGCCGCACCGCTCACCGTCTTCCAGAAGGCCCTGGACGATGTGGCGCGGCAGGCGGGCGGTGAGCCGGATGTGCTGGCCGGACTGCCCTCCCCCACTGCGGAGATCAAGGAACAGATCGTGCACCGGGACGACACGGTGCCGATCGGCTTCCTCCGCGGTGGTGAGCGGGCGGGCGGCGCGGTGGCCCGTCTCAAGGTGCCGCCGTACCAAGGGGGCGCTCCGTTCCAGCCGAACGGTTTCCCGCACTCCGGTACGGGGTGGCTGATCGCGCCGGATCTGCTCGTCACCAACCACCATGTGGTCAACGCCAGGGCCGGGACCGGGGCGGGGCGGCCGCTGGCCGACGCCGAGGATCTGGGCCTCCAGGCTCAGCACACCCTCGCCCGGTTCGACTTCGACACCGAGGACGTGGAGACGGCGGAGGCCACCGTCAGCGCACTCGTCGCCGCGGACGCGGAGCTGGACTACGCGGTGCTGCGGCTGGCCGCCGAGCCCGCGCGGCCGGTGCTGAGGCTGGCGGCGGAACCGCTGCGGGTCACCGGCGGCGACTATGTGGCCGTCAACATCATCCAGCACCCGGGTGGCCGGCCGAAGCGGGTCGCGCTGCGCAACAACCTCGTCTACGAGGCGGACGAGACCGATGTCCGCTACTTCACCGACACCCGGGGCGGGTCCTCGGGGTCGCCGGTCTTCACGGACGACTGGCAGGTGGTGGCGCTCCACCGGGGGACGCGGCGGGTGGAGAACGTGCAGTTCCAGGGCAGGACGACGGCCTTCGTCAACGTCGGCACCCAGATGCGCAGCATCATGCGCCATCTGCAGACCAGCAGCCCCGGTCTCCATGCCGAGATCGAGACGGCGCAACAGGCCGCCCCGCGCGGCTGA
- a CDS encoding AAA family ATPase — translation MSTSPSDGRPLDPAAARELFVARLRAELHPGEERPQEVSDARRAYREAVCLLSRFDPQQLRLPGEEAATGGAVLELVDDCTTLGMQDQAGWSLKSDVRDRTLRGLAGPAAARHVLACHLDQLPGEPGPERFALAYLSGHPPETDRLTTDELADALQAVLWLSRVPGTTGLPDLAELQLTLERARLLDPLKRLVRSPFQGRTRELAELRDYVVPPGGTAAAGARPDGAPQHPGPVPPLVVHGPGGMGKTTLLAKFVLDTLHDPAGCLPFAYIDFERPTLSIQEPLTLIAEVARQLGIQFPAHRAELDALAHECQEATRSQREGQERVSQLHELATTRAVLGRRSSQEFQSLAAGRETDLIRRLAEVLKRAVAERKDGEHPEDPPFALVIDSFEEAQYRGSPVVGRMVAIYLSFQSVYPRMRLIVSGRAPVEHPAKPVASLDVELGELDPEAAVGLLTSCGVKDPEVARALADRVGGHPLSLKLAARAATLAGAGAERTCELIRSLPERRHQVFRRVDQLLVQGLLYDRILSHISDEGVRRLAHPGLVLRFITPEIIKDVLAPPCGLRVATPDAARALFAELSRLDLVEPARPDAVRYRSDVRAIMLRLPGGDRTAVMREVERRAVEHYAARDGLEARAEEIYHRLRLDENPRSVEARWLPGVERFLAGAQQDMGPRAAGLLTARLGGGTPDQVAAGADQEDWERIAAREVEDLLAQGYAQAAFDRLGRRQPWTPCSPLHALLAEALNRLGRPDEARRATADAIDAAEHAGCGERRLELLLLSARLSEEAGDLASAGRALRIAEDVAVGLGQDLEAMGALLARARLTAGADGADPEADRELAERLRQLPDAVLADRPVLVRAVASQIYDRAPGALDHALEVVGLPSDDETLAALGAAMRRATGRQPALLGRVMGILDEAAGPSRQPSGGAPTGIAGILRLARDRGTLDTLARRLLAVPDKSGEIVAGVAAAMGVGTGARTAGHPASGPEHGGRPQDEGSGPAGPEDR, via the coding sequence GTGTCTACCAGTCCCTCTGACGGTCGCCCGCTGGACCCTGCCGCGGCACGGGAGTTGTTCGTCGCCCGGTTGCGCGCGGAGCTGCACCCGGGCGAGGAGCGGCCCCAGGAGGTGTCCGATGCCCGGCGCGCCTACCGGGAAGCGGTCTGTCTGCTGAGCCGTTTCGATCCCCAGCAGCTGCGGCTGCCCGGCGAGGAGGCCGCCACCGGCGGCGCGGTCCTGGAGCTGGTCGACGACTGTACGACCCTGGGGATGCAGGACCAGGCCGGGTGGTCCCTCAAGTCCGATGTCAGGGACCGGACTCTCCGGGGGCTGGCCGGGCCCGCGGCCGCCCGGCACGTCCTGGCGTGCCATCTCGACCAGCTCCCCGGCGAACCCGGTCCGGAACGCTTCGCGCTGGCCTATCTCTCCGGCCACCCGCCGGAGACGGACCGGCTGACCACCGACGAGCTGGCCGATGCCCTCCAGGCGGTGCTGTGGCTCTCCCGGGTCCCGGGCACGACCGGGCTGCCGGATCTCGCGGAGCTCCAGCTGACCCTGGAGCGGGCCAGACTGCTCGATCCCCTGAAGCGCCTCGTACGGTCGCCGTTCCAGGGGCGTACCCGCGAACTCGCGGAGCTGCGGGACTATGTCGTCCCGCCCGGCGGGACCGCGGCGGCCGGCGCACGGCCGGACGGTGCTCCGCAGCACCCGGGCCCGGTCCCTCCGCTGGTCGTGCACGGCCCCGGCGGGATGGGCAAGACCACCCTCCTCGCCAAGTTCGTGCTCGACACCCTCCACGACCCGGCCGGCTGCTTGCCGTTCGCCTATATCGACTTCGAGCGGCCCACCCTCTCCATCCAGGAACCGCTCACACTGATCGCCGAGGTGGCCCGGCAGCTCGGCATCCAGTTCCCGGCCCACCGCGCCGAGCTGGACGCGCTGGCGCACGAGTGCCAGGAGGCCACCCGCAGCCAGCGGGAGGGGCAGGAGCGGGTGAGCCAGCTGCATGAACTCGCCACCACCCGGGCCGTGCTGGGGCGCCGCTCCTCGCAGGAGTTCCAGTCGCTGGCCGCCGGACGGGAGACCGATCTGATCCGCCGGCTCGCCGAGGTGCTGAAGCGGGCGGTGGCGGAGCGGAAGGACGGGGAGCATCCGGAAGACCCGCCGTTCGCGCTGGTCATCGACTCGTTCGAGGAGGCGCAGTACCGCGGATCGCCGGTGGTGGGCCGGATGGTGGCGATCTATCTCTCGTTCCAGAGCGTCTATCCGCGGATGCGGCTCATCGTCTCCGGGCGGGCGCCGGTCGAGCATCCGGCGAAGCCCGTCGCCTCGCTCGACGTCGAACTCGGGGAACTCGATCCGGAGGCGGCCGTCGGCCTGCTGACGTCCTGCGGGGTCAAGGACCCGGAGGTGGCGCGGGCGCTGGCGGACCGGGTGGGCGGCCATCCGCTCAGTCTGAAGCTGGCCGCCCGCGCCGCCACCCTCGCGGGCGCCGGGGCCGAGCGGACCTGCGAGCTGATCCGCAGCCTGCCCGAACGCCGTCATCAGGTCTTCCGCCGGGTCGACCAACTGCTGGTCCAGGGGCTTCTCTACGACCGCATCCTCAGCCACATCAGCGACGAGGGTGTCCGCCGGCTCGCCCACCCCGGGCTGGTGCTCCGATTCATCACCCCGGAGATCATCAAGGACGTGCTCGCCCCACCGTGCGGGCTGCGGGTGGCGACCCCGGACGCGGCCCGCGCGCTCTTCGCGGAACTCAGCCGTCTGGACCTGGTCGAGCCGGCCCGCCCGGACGCCGTGCGCTACCGCAGCGATGTCCGCGCCATCATGCTGCGGCTGCCGGGCGGCGACCGTACCGCCGTGATGCGCGAGGTCGAACGGCGCGCGGTCGAGCACTACGCTGCGCGCGACGGCCTGGAGGCGCGGGCCGAGGAGATCTACCACCGGCTGCGGCTCGACGAGAACCCCCGCTCGGTGGAGGCGCGGTGGCTGCCGGGCGTCGAACGGTTCCTGGCCGGGGCGCAGCAGGACATGGGGCCGAGAGCCGCGGGCCTGCTGACCGCCCGGCTCGGCGGCGGCACCCCCGATCAGGTCGCGGCGGGCGCCGACCAGGAGGACTGGGAACGGATCGCGGCCCGCGAGGTGGAGGATCTGCTCGCGCAGGGCTACGCCCAGGCGGCCTTCGACCGGCTCGGCAGACGGCAGCCCTGGACACCGTGCAGCCCCCTGCACGCGCTGCTCGCCGAGGCCCTCAACCGACTCGGCCGGCCGGACGAGGCCCGCCGGGCCACGGCGGACGCCATCGACGCGGCAGAGCACGCGGGCTGCGGGGAACGCCGGCTGGAGCTGCTGCTGCTCTCCGCCCGGCTCTCGGAGGAGGCCGGCGACCTGGCGAGCGCGGGCCGTGCGCTGCGGATCGCGGAGGACGTCGCGGTCGGTCTGGGGCAGGACCTCGAAGCGATGGGCGCGCTGCTGGCCCGCGCCCGGCTGACGGCGGGCGCGGACGGCGCCGACCCGGAGGCGGACCGGGAACTCGCCGAGCGGCTGCGGCAGTTGCCCGATGCCGTGCTCGCCGACCGGCCGGTGCTGGTGCGCGCGGTCGCCTCGCAGATCTACGACCGGGCGCCCGGCGCGCTCGACCATGCGCTGGAGGTGGTGGGCCTTCCGTCCGACGACGAGACGCTGGCCGCGCTGGGCGCGGCGATGCGCCGCGCGACCGGTCGGCAACCGGCGCTGCTGGGCCGGGTGATGGGGATTCTCGACGAGGCCGCGGGACCGTCCCGGCAGCCGTCCGGCGGCGCGCCGACCGGTATCGCCGGGATCCTGCGGCTGGCCCGGGACCGCGGCACCCTCGACACGCTCGCCCGGCGGCTGCTGGCCGTCCCCGACAAGAGCGGGGAGATCGTCGCCGGGGTGGCCGCGGCCATGGGTGTGGGCACCGGTGCCCGTACGGCGGGCCATCCGGCCTCCGGGCCGGAGCACGGGGGCCGTCCCCAGGACGAAGGGAGCGGCCCCGCGGGGCCTGAGGACCGATGA
- a CDS encoding ABC transporter substrate-binding protein: MRTARKFPAALAAAGLALTTLTACGGGASGAGASDDANGKIKIMVGGLDKVIYLPARLTQQLGYFEDEGVHVTLLTEPAGVQATTSLVSGDVQGVVGFYDHTLDLQVKGKQVESVVQLAHAPGEVEVVSNKAAGELTSPKDFKGKKLGVTGLGSSTDFLTKYLAVKNGVQTHEFTPVAVGAGQTFLSALQQGSIQGGMTTDPTVAQILDKNLGKVLLDMRTPEGSQKALGGPYPSSSLYMNTDWVNSHKETVHKLANALVKTLKWMSTHTPEQIAAKMPADYAQGGKKLYARAIKDTLPMFTEDGVMPADGPATVERVLKAFNPNLKNATVDLKKTYTTEFVKKAG; this comes from the coding sequence ATGCGCACCGCACGGAAGTTCCCCGCCGCTCTGGCCGCCGCCGGCCTCGCCCTGACCACCCTCACCGCCTGCGGTGGCGGCGCGTCCGGGGCAGGAGCCTCGGACGACGCGAACGGCAAGATCAAGATCATGGTGGGCGGCCTCGACAAGGTCATCTATCTGCCCGCGAGACTCACCCAGCAACTCGGCTATTTCGAGGACGAAGGCGTCCACGTCACCCTGCTCACCGAACCGGCCGGGGTGCAGGCCACCACCTCGCTGGTCTCCGGTGACGTGCAGGGCGTCGTCGGCTTCTACGACCACACCCTCGATCTCCAGGTCAAGGGCAAGCAGGTCGAGTCGGTGGTGCAGCTCGCGCACGCCCCCGGCGAGGTCGAGGTCGTCTCGAACAAGGCGGCCGGCGAGCTCACCTCGCCCAAGGACTTCAAGGGCAAGAAGCTGGGCGTCACCGGCCTCGGCTCCTCCACCGACTTCCTGACCAAATACCTCGCGGTGAAGAACGGTGTGCAGACGCACGAGTTCACCCCGGTCGCGGTCGGCGCCGGCCAGACCTTCCTCTCCGCCCTCCAACAGGGCTCGATCCAGGGCGGGATGACGACGGACCCGACGGTCGCGCAGATCCTGGACAAGAACCTCGGCAAGGTCCTCCTCGACATGCGCACCCCCGAGGGCTCGCAGAAGGCGCTCGGCGGTCCGTACCCGTCGTCCAGCCTCTACATGAACACCGACTGGGTGAACAGCCACAAGGAGACCGTGCACAAGCTGGCCAATGCCTTGGTGAAGACCCTCAAGTGGATGTCCACGCACACCCCCGAGCAGATCGCCGCGAAGATGCCCGCCGACTACGCCCAGGGCGGCAAGAAGCTGTACGCCCGGGCGATCAAGGACACTCTGCCGATGTTCACCGAGGACGGGGTGATGCCGGCCGACGGACCCGCGACCGTCGAGCGGGTGCTGAAGGCCTTCAACCCCAACCTCAAGAACGCCACGGTGGATCTGAAGAAGACCTACACCACCGAGTTCGTCAAGAAGGCGGGCTGA
- a CDS encoding ABC transporter ATP-binding protein has translation MSSHTSPAIELRGTSKAFRTPSGALHTAVRDLDLVVERGEFVAVVGPTGCGKSTTLTLVSGLEEPTEGEVLVGGEPVRGIGDKIGFVFQQDAVFPWRTVLSNVMAGPRFRGVPKAEARQRARDWLARVGLAAFEDRYPHQLSGGQRKRVALAATFVNDPELLLMDEPFSALDVQTRALMSDELLELWSGTGASVVFVTHDLEESIALADKVVVMTAGPATVKEVFEIALPRPRKVESVRLEPRFLEIYREIWSSLGEEVRITRERGAADVA, from the coding sequence ATGAGCAGCCACACGAGCCCCGCGATCGAACTGCGGGGTACGAGCAAGGCATTCCGGACGCCCTCGGGGGCGCTGCACACCGCCGTCCGGGACCTGGATCTGGTCGTCGAGCGCGGTGAGTTCGTCGCGGTCGTCGGGCCCACCGGATGCGGTAAGTCCACCACGCTGACGCTGGTCAGCGGCCTGGAGGAGCCCACGGAAGGCGAGGTGCTGGTCGGCGGTGAGCCGGTCCGCGGCATCGGGGACAAGATCGGGTTCGTCTTCCAGCAGGACGCGGTCTTCCCCTGGCGCACCGTGCTGTCGAACGTGATGGCCGGTCCCCGCTTCCGCGGCGTGCCGAAGGCCGAGGCCCGGCAGCGGGCGCGGGACTGGCTGGCCCGGGTCGGGCTGGCCGCCTTCGAGGACCGCTATCCGCACCAGCTCTCCGGCGGGCAGCGCAAACGGGTCGCTCTCGCCGCGACCTTCGTCAACGACCCCGAACTCCTGCTCATGGACGAGCCGTTCTCCGCGCTCGACGTCCAGACCCGGGCGCTGATGTCGGACGAACTCCTGGAGCTGTGGTCAGGTACCGGCGCCTCCGTCGTCTTCGTCACCCACGACCTGGAGGAGTCCATCGCCCTCGCCGACAAGGTCGTGGTGATGACCGCCGGTCCGGCGACCGTGAAGGAGGTCTTCGAGATCGCTCTGCCGCGCCCCCGGAAGGTCGAATCGGTCCGGCTGGAGCCGCGCTTCCTGGAGATCTACCGGGAGATCTGGTCCTCGCTCGGCGAAGAGGTCCGGATCACTCGCGAGAGGGGTGCCGCAGATGTCGCCTGA
- a CDS encoding ABC transporter permease, protein MSPETVFPVKSPAGSGRSERSRTRERAARRHRFLVHGTRVLLLVGLLGLWEWLSRAAVIDAFNFSMPSKIWGQMSQWALHGTPQGSLWEQIWYTLYEALLGWVIGVIGGVVLGIALGRIRFLADVLGPYIKVLNALPRIVLAPIFLIWFGLGPASKVASAVVLVFFPVFFNAFQGAREVDRDLVANSRILGASNRQVTLQVVIPSATSWIFTSLHVSFGFALIGAIVGEYIGATKGLGLLVAASQGTFNAAGVYAAMVILAVVALLAEGLLAFLERRLFRWKPADAAGGR, encoded by the coding sequence ATGTCGCCTGAGACCGTTTTCCCGGTCAAGTCCCCGGCGGGCTCTGGCCGTTCGGAGCGCTCCCGGACCAGGGAACGGGCCGCGCGCCGGCACAGATTCCTGGTCCACGGCACCCGGGTGCTGCTGCTCGTCGGGCTGCTCGGGCTGTGGGAGTGGCTGTCCCGGGCCGCCGTGATCGATGCGTTCAACTTCTCGATGCCCTCGAAGATCTGGGGCCAGATGAGCCAGTGGGCGCTGCACGGCACCCCGCAGGGCTCGCTGTGGGAGCAGATCTGGTACACGCTCTACGAGGCGCTGCTCGGCTGGGTGATCGGTGTCATCGGCGGTGTGGTGCTGGGGATCGCGCTCGGCCGTATCCGCTTCCTCGCCGATGTGCTCGGCCCGTACATCAAGGTGCTCAATGCCCTCCCGCGGATCGTCCTCGCCCCCATCTTCCTCATCTGGTTCGGCCTCGGACCGGCCTCCAAGGTCGCCTCCGCCGTCGTCCTCGTCTTCTTCCCGGTCTTCTTCAACGCCTTCCAGGGCGCACGGGAGGTCGACCGCGACCTGGTCGCCAACTCCCGGATCCTCGGCGCGAGCAACCGCCAGGTCACCCTGCAAGTGGTGATCCCCTCCGCCACCTCGTGGATCTTCACCAGCCTGCATGTCAGCTTCGGCTTCGCGCTGATCGGCGCGATCGTCGGCGAGTACATCGGCGCGACCAAGGGCCTCGGCCTGCTGGTCGCGGCGTCCCAGGGCACCTTCAACGCGGCCGGAGTGTACGCCGCCATGGTGATCCTCGCGGTGGTCGCGCTGCTCGCCGAAGGGCTGCTGGCCTTCCTCGAACGGCGGCTCTTCCGCTGGAAGCCGGCCGATGCCGCGGGCGGCCGCTGA
- a CDS encoding response regulator: protein MIDVLVVDDDFHVAEINAAYVSQVSGFRVTGRAHTAAQALATLERTHVDLVLLDHYLPDETGLSLVRRLRQLGHRTDVIMVTAARDVGTVQDAMRSGALQYLVKPFGYSGLRTKLDGYAALRRTVAGIGGRGEAGQEQVDRIFGAFRTTDSPHTELPKGHSAATVDLIRRVLGASGHPLSAHEVAERAGVSRSTAQRYLKHLERSGHIILTLKYGDTGRPEHRYRWTGTH, encoded by the coding sequence ATGATCGATGTCCTGGTCGTGGACGATGACTTCCACGTCGCCGAGATCAACGCCGCGTATGTGTCCCAGGTGTCCGGCTTCCGGGTCACCGGCCGCGCGCACACCGCCGCCCAGGCACTGGCCACGCTGGAGCGCACCCATGTCGATCTGGTGCTGCTCGACCACTATCTGCCCGACGAGACGGGCCTGAGCCTGGTCCGGCGGCTGCGGCAGCTCGGCCACCGCACCGACGTGATCATGGTGACGGCGGCCCGGGACGTCGGTACGGTCCAGGACGCGATGCGCTCCGGGGCGCTGCAATATCTCGTCAAGCCGTTCGGCTACTCCGGTCTGCGCACCAAGCTCGACGGCTATGCGGCACTCCGCCGGACCGTCGCGGGGATAGGTGGCCGCGGCGAGGCCGGCCAGGAACAGGTGGACCGGATCTTCGGCGCCTTCCGGACCACCGACTCCCCGCACACCGAGCTCCCCAAGGGCCACTCGGCCGCGACCGTCGACCTGATCCGCCGGGTACTGGGCGCGTCCGGACACCCGCTGTCCGCCCACGAGGTCGCCGAACGCGCCGGCGTCAGCCGCTCCACGGCCCAGCGCTATCTGAAGCACCTCGAACGCAGCGGCCACATCATCCTCACCCTGAAATACGGCGACACCGGGCGCCCCGAACACCGCTACCGCTGGACCGGCACCCACTGA
- a CDS encoding trypsin-like serine peptidase, producing MHSRRRSPVAAGPEQVFSDLREVAARVKEGLTWEIPESLEELPAEELPAGQIAQFAQQERARVLSAGVSGLEKLAEGRADEIDDDESFGVEAIVLLEGRPAILVQNHDFAPQQGDWAVLDGHRAAIRESLARVGRVELSGHLSLDWLGTAFLVGPDVVLTNRHVAAEFARGDGAGWTFQQGISARLDMGEEYGGEAEDGLAYDVVEVLGIHEDVDLALLRVAPPAGGGALPAPLAVAADAPADLPGRPVYCVGYPAYDGRRNEPESMRRIFMDIYNVKRLQPGTATELVPGRNVIKHDCSTLGGNSGSPVIDLTDHRVLGLHFGGRYGFGNFAVPLWQLVEDPLLSRADINFV from the coding sequence ATGCACAGTCGGCGCAGATCACCGGTGGCGGCCGGTCCGGAGCAGGTCTTCTCGGATCTGCGGGAGGTCGCCGCGCGGGTGAAGGAGGGGCTGACCTGGGAAATCCCGGAATCCCTGGAGGAACTGCCCGCCGAGGAGCTGCCCGCCGGGCAGATCGCGCAGTTCGCCCAGCAGGAGCGGGCCCGGGTGCTGTCGGCGGGCGTCAGCGGTCTGGAGAAGCTCGCCGAGGGGCGGGCGGACGAGATCGACGACGACGAGTCCTTCGGTGTGGAAGCCATCGTGCTGCTCGAAGGCCGCCCCGCCATCCTCGTCCAGAACCATGACTTCGCACCGCAGCAGGGTGACTGGGCGGTGCTGGACGGCCATCGGGCGGCGATCCGGGAGTCGCTCGCGCGGGTGGGCCGGGTGGAGCTGTCCGGGCATCTGAGCCTGGACTGGCTGGGTACGGCGTTCCTGGTCGGCCCCGATGTTGTGCTGACGAACCGTCATGTGGCGGCGGAGTTCGCCCGGGGCGACGGCGCAGGCTGGACCTTTCAGCAGGGCATCAGCGCCCGGCTCGACATGGGCGAGGAGTACGGCGGGGAGGCGGAAGACGGCCTCGCCTATGACGTCGTCGAGGTGCTGGGCATCCATGAGGACGTGGACCTGGCCCTGTTGCGGGTCGCGCCGCCGGCCGGTGGCGGGGCGCTGCCCGCGCCGCTGGCCGTGGCCGCGGACGCGCCCGCCGATCTGCCCGGCCGTCCGGTGTACTGCGTCGGCTATCCGGCGTACGACGGCCGGCGCAACGAGCCGGAGTCGATGCGCCGGATCTTCATGGACATCTACAACGTCAAACGGCTTCAGCCCGGCACCGCCACGGAGCTGGTGCCGGGCCGGAACGTCATCAAGCACGACTGTTCCACGCTCGGCGGCAACAGCGGCTCCCCCGTCATCGACCTCACCGACCACCGGGTTCTGGGCCTGCATTTCGGCGGCCGCTACGGCTTCGGCAACTTCGCCGTACCGCTGTGGCAGCTGGTGGAGGATCCGCTGTTGAGCCGGGCGGACATCAACTTTGTCTGA
- a CDS encoding sensor histidine kinase, protein MRIRWPRRVFAQVLTAQVALTTGVMVLATSLFLAPLGAELDDQAMRRALSIAQTTAADPNLARELVTTAPDAHGPVQADAERIRTATGALYIVVMDTRGVRWSHTHPGEIGRHVSTDPSRTLAGRQVRQIDTGTLGRSARAKVPLRDGRGRIIGAVSVGIAYDSVRERLLGTIPGLLRYAGAALAVGVLAAIVLSRRLRRRTHGVAFADISALLEEREAMLHGIREGVVAVDRRGRIRLVNDEAGRLLGLDCRAAGRALEEVLPPGRTTEVLAGRVAGPDLLAVSGGRVLVANRMPTQDGGAVVTLRDRTELELLGRELDSTQGLLDALRAQDHEHANQLHTVRGLLELGRYEKAVEFVTEVASTQRASAEQIAERVADPLLSALLVGKAAIAAERGVSLRVSPSTLLPDTVVDPRDLVTVLGNLLDNALDAAAERRCAEPFVEVELRAERSTAVLRVSDTGPGVPPELRERIFAEGWSTKAARSVAGERATAGPVTFHRGRGIGLALVRRLAERYGGMARVTARAGGGAVFTVVLPEALTPEDVSARGAPRSPERPERPERMEPRKRRPLGSGASR, encoded by the coding sequence ATGCGGATCCGCTGGCCCCGACGGGTCTTTGCGCAGGTACTGACCGCGCAAGTGGCCCTGACCACCGGGGTCATGGTGCTCGCCACCAGTCTCTTCCTCGCCCCGCTCGGCGCCGAGCTGGACGACCAGGCGATGCGCCGGGCACTGTCCATCGCCCAGACCACCGCCGCCGACCCGAACCTCGCCCGGGAGCTGGTCACCACCGCGCCGGACGCCCACGGTCCGGTGCAGGCCGACGCGGAGCGGATCCGTACCGCGACCGGCGCGCTGTACATCGTGGTGATGGACACCCGCGGAGTGCGCTGGTCGCACACCCACCCCGGGGAGATCGGCCGGCATGTCTCCACCGACCCGAGCCGGACCCTCGCCGGACGGCAGGTGCGGCAGATCGACACCGGCACGCTGGGGCGTTCCGCCCGCGCCAAGGTGCCGCTGCGCGACGGCCGCGGCCGGATCATCGGCGCGGTGTCGGTCGGGATCGCCTACGACAGCGTCCGGGAGCGGCTGCTCGGCACCATCCCCGGGCTGCTGCGGTACGCGGGCGCCGCGCTGGCCGTCGGGGTGCTGGCCGCGATCGTGCTCTCCCGCCGGCTGCGCCGCCGTACACACGGGGTGGCGTTCGCCGATATCTCCGCACTGCTCGAAGAGCGGGAGGCGATGCTGCACGGCATCCGCGAGGGCGTGGTCGCCGTCGACCGGCGCGGCCGGATCCGGCTGGTCAATGACGAGGCCGGACGGCTGCTGGGGCTGGACTGCCGGGCCGCCGGCCGGGCGCTGGAGGAGGTGCTGCCGCCGGGCCGTACGACGGAGGTGCTGGCCGGGCGGGTGGCCGGCCCGGATCTGCTGGCCGTCAGCGGCGGCCGGGTGCTGGTCGCCAACCGTATGCCGACCCAGGACGGCGGGGCGGTGGTGACGCTGCGGGACCGTACCGAGCTGGAGTTGCTGGGACGTGAACTGGACAGCACGCAGGGGCTGTTGGACGCCCTGCGGGCCCAGGACCACGAGCACGCCAATCAGTTGCACACCGTGCGCGGGCTGCTGGAGCTCGGCCGGTACGAGAAGGCGGTGGAGTTCGTCACCGAAGTGGCCAGTACGCAGCGGGCGTCCGCGGAGCAGATCGCGGAGCGGGTGGCCGATCCGCTGCTGTCCGCGCTGCTCGTCGGCAAGGCGGCGATCGCGGCCGAACGCGGGGTGTCCCTGCGGGTGTCGCCGTCGACGCTGCTGCCCGACACGGTGGTCGACCCGCGCGACCTGGTGACGGTGCTGGGCAATCTCCTCGACAACGCGCTGGACGCCGCCGCCGAGCGCCGCTGCGCCGAGCCGTTCGTCGAGGTGGAGCTGCGGGCCGAGCGCAGCACCGCCGTACTGCGGGTCTCGGACACCGGGCCGGGGGTGCCGCCGGAGCTACGGGAGCGGATCTTCGCCGAGGGCTGGTCCACCAAGGCCGCGCGGTCCGTCGCCGGGGAGCGCGCGACGGCGGGCCCGGTGACCTTCCACCGGGGCCGGGGCATCGGCCTGGCGCTGGTGCGCCGGCTCGCCGAACGCTATGGCGGGATGGCCAGGGTGACCGCCCGCGCGGGCGGCGGCGCGGTCTTCACCGTCGTCCTGCCCGAGGCCCTCACCCCGGAGGACGTCTCGGCGCGGGGCGCGCCCCGGAGTCCGGAACGCCCGGAACGCCCGGAACGCATGGAGCCACGGAAGCGAAGACCCTTGGGGAGCGGAGCCTCACGATGA